Proteins found in one Gigantopelta aegis isolate Gae_Host chromosome 12, Gae_host_genome, whole genome shotgun sequence genomic segment:
- the LOC121386155 gene encoding fibrinogen C domain-containing protein 1-like, giving the protein MSSILVVGEEAVFDVPSDCYDVVLSSEVNSGVYTIIPRDSDAPINVSCESAFHDQGWLVIQRRTDGSENFYRTWNEYRDGFGDLNNEFWLGNTNIHRITSQGYYDLRIDLEDFEGNTSYAMYTNFSLASEQEYFRLSLGEYSGDAGDGLGKHNGQRFSAKDKDLDVDPGKSCAQRYKGGWWYKSCHSSNLNGQYLNGTHSSFANGVNWKYWLGNYYSLKRTVMKIRPMKF; this is encoded by the exons ATGTCTAGTATACTAGTcgttggagaag AAGCAGTTTTCGATGTTCCCTCAGATTGCTATGACGTCGTGCTGAGTTCTGAAGTTAACAGTGGGGTGTATACCATTATACCACGTGACAGTGATGCGCCTATCAACGTCTCTTGTGAAAGTGCGTTCCATGATCAAGGCTGGTTG gtTATTCAGCGACGGACGGACGGATCTGAAAACTTCTACAGAACTTGGAATGAATACAGAGACGGATTTGGAGACTTAAATAATGAGTTCTGGTTAG gcAATACAAACATTCATCGTATAACCAGCCAGGGTTACTACGACCTGAGAATTGACCTGGAAGACTTTGAAGGAAACACCAGTTACGCGATGTACACGAACTTCTCCCTGGCTTCAGAGCAAGAATACTTCAGATTGAGTCTGGGCGAGTACAGCGGTGACGCAG GAGATGGCCTTGGTAAACACAATGGACAGCGATTCTCTGCAAAAGACAAGGATTTGGATGTTGATCCGGGCAAAAGCTGTGCACAGAGGTACAAAGGAGGTTGGTGGTACAAAAGCTGTCATTCGTCCAACCTGAACGGCCAGTACCTGAATGGAACTCACTCTTCATTCGCAAATGGGGTGAACTGGAAATATTGGCTAGGAAACTATTATTCCTTAAAGAGAACAGTGATGAAGATCAGGCCAATGAAATTCTGA